In Salipiger sp. H15, the sequence GGGTCGAGCCTTCCGCGCCTGACGAGATCGGCCCAGGCGGGCATCCGGTGACGCAGCGCCATCGCCTTGAATTCAAGCTCGTTGACCAGCGCGATGCGGTCCTCGAAGCGCTCCGCGGCGTCGGGGTTGCCGAAGGCGAAGGGCTGGAAGAGGTCGATGTCCTCGAATGCCGGGCGCTCCTCCGGCGGCGCCTCCGCGCTGCCGCGCGGCAGCGCGAGGGTCTGGCGGTAGACCTCGGCGAGGGCGGCGCGCCAGGGCACGTCGAAGTTGGTCGTCTCGATCTCGCGACGTGTCGCCGCGCCGATCCGGTCGCGGAGCGCGGGGTCGTCGATCAGCGCCTGCAGGCAGCCGTCGAGCTCTTCCTGCGTCGCGGCGCGCAGCAGGGCCCGGTCGATGCCCATGGAATCCGCCCCCATCACCTCGCAGCCGGGGCCGAAGGGGAAGTAGGTCACCAGCGGCGCCCCGTGCAGCCCGGCCTCGAACAGCGAAGTGTTCGAGGGAAAGGGGAAGGAATCGAGGAAGATGTCCGCCGCGGCAAGGTGTTGCGCCGTGTCCGGGGTCTCGGCCAGCACCGAGACCTGCCCGGGCAGATCCCGCTGCACCCCGCCCCAGTCGACCATCCCGCCCGGGCCGATGACGGTCAGCCGCGCAGAGGGGTTGCGGCGCAGCGTCGTGCGCAGGAGGTCGGGGTAGCTGCGCGTGCCGAAGGCGCGGTACTTGGTGCCGCGCGCGATGCTCAGCAGCAGAACGGAGTCGGGCGCAAGGCCAAGGGCGCGCTTGGCCTCCTCGCGGGTGGCGACGCGGTCGATCCGCTCGAGGCAGAGCGGCAGCAGCAGGTTGCGCGCGGGCGCGATGCCCCGCCGCCGCAGGTTCAGCGCCTGCCCCGAGCGCCGCGTGTTCACCACGCTGGTCGCCACGTTCCGGCCGAGCCAGAACATGTGGTCCGAGTGGTTGAGCAGGATCACCGGCGGCGGCGAGGCCATCCCGCCGAGCGCGATGAAGGGAATGATGTCCATCGAGTTGGTGTGCAGCACGACGAGATCGGCCAAGCGGATCCGGCCCTGCAGCGCCCGGGCCCACTCGACATGGCTGCCGCGGGCCTGGTTGAGCTGCGTCACCTCGCCGCCGGCGGTGCGCACCGCCTCGGTCAGCGCCGCGGGCACCGCGCCGAACTGCCTTGTGAGCGCGACGTCGGACCTGGCGCCGGGGGCCTCGCGGATCCAGCGCCACATCATGCGCACGTGCCCGCCGACCGAGGCGACCTGCGTCGCGACATGGAGAACCCGGAGCCCCTCCCCCGGCTCGGCCCTGCGGGGCGGTGCGGGCGCGTCGCAGCGGGCCGCCGCCGCGCCGAGCCTGCGCAGCAGTTCCTCGATCCGCGGGCTGACGAAGACACCCGGATGCCAGAACACGGCGTGAAAGGCGGCACGTTGCGCCGCGACGGCGGCCTGCGCGAAGCGCCCCCGGGCGAGTTCCGCCTCCGCCGCGTCCAGCAGCGCGCAGAACTCCGTCCAGTTGCGCTGCACGAGCCGCGCGCCCTGCTCGCGCCAGCCGCAGAGCACGTCCGCGTCGAACCGCGGGTCCGTCTGCTGCGCGGGTCTTCCGGCGGCGGGCAGCCCCGGGGCCTGCGGCGGGCCCTCCTGGAAATCGATCAGTCTCAACGCGCGCCGCTCCCCTCCGTGGCCCGTTCGGAGGCCGCCTGCGGACAAGTTTTGCGGCTTTGCCCTGCCCGCGCAATTCTCGCCTTGCGCGCGGCGCGCCCCCCTTTCGGCCAGCGGCCCCGGCACGAGCGGCCGGACGGCAGGGGACTCGCACGGCGCCTCCTCCGAACGTGCGGGGCCCTTCGCCTTTCGCAGCATCGGATGGGCGGAACGCACGAGGCGCGCGGACCGCGGCAACCGCGCCGGCGCCGGGCGCGCGTCCGAAGGGATGAATACGAGCGCCGCCGATGCCCTGCTAGCGTGAAGCCCGGCGCGGCGGCGCCGCTTCCGCCCGTGCAGAGGATGACGTCTTGGACCAGCCAGCCCATTTCGCCCCGCCCGATCGGAGCGCCGCGTGAGCGCCGAGCGGGACACCTCCTCGGGCAGAGCGGTGCGCTGGAGCGTGCTCGCCTCGGTCTCGGAGAAATACGCCTCGCAGGCGATCATGATCGTGACGCTGGCGATCATGTCGCGGATCCTGACCCCGGCCGAGACCGGGCTGTACCTGCTGAGCAACACCATCACCATGCTGCTCGAGAACCTGCGGGTCTTCGGTGTTGGCATCTACATCGTGCAGGAAAAGACCCTCACGCGGCACATCCTGCGCTCGGTCTTCACCTTCTCGCTGCTCATGTCGCTCGCGGTGATCGCGGTCATCTGCCTTTCGGCCGGGGGCATCGCGTCCTATTTCCGCCAGCCCGAGCTTGCGCCACTGCTGCGGATCGCCGTGATCGCCTTCCTCGTCGCGCCCTTCGGCAACCCGGTGATCGCCCTGCTGCAGCGCGAGCTCGCCTTCGGCCCGCTGTCGGTGATCAGCGTCGTCGCCTCGGTGCTCGGGGCGGGACTCACCATCGGGCTCGGCCTCGCGGGGCTCGGCGCGGCGAGCTACGTCTGGGGCTTTGTCGCGACCAGTGTGACGACCACCGTCCTTGCCATCGCCTACCGGCCCGACATGGGCATCTACCGCCTGACCCTGAGGGGGGCCGGGCGCGTGCTCTCGTTCGGCTCGGTCTCGGCCGGCGTGACGCTGCTCAACATGCTGAACGACAACCTGCCGCGGATCGCCCTCGCCCGCCTGCTGGGCATGGATGCGGTCGGCGTCTACGGGCGCACGGTGACGATCTGCCAGCTGCCCGACAGGGCGCTTGCCTCGGCGGTGCAGCCGGTGGTGCTGCCCACCCTCGCCGCCCGGGCGCGGAGCGGCGGCGATCTCAAGACCACCTATCTGGGCGGGCACGCGCTCATGTCGGGCTTCCAGTGGCCGACGCTGATCGTGCTGGCGCTGCTCGCGGATCCGGTCGTGCGCCTGCTGCTCGGGCCGCAATGGGGCGAGAGCCCGCCGCTGGTCCGGCTGATGGCAATCGCCTACATGGCCACCGCCCCCGCCTTCATGACCTTCCCGGTGCTGGTCGCGAGCGGCCGGATCCGCGACACGCTTTACGCCAGCCTGATCTCGCTGCCGCCCTCGGCGGCGGTCGTGATCGTCGCGGCGACCGTCAGCCTCAAGGCCGTTGCCGTCAGCCTGCTGTTCCTCGCGCCGATGCAGATGCTGGTCGCGCTCTGGTTCATCCGCCGCGCCATAGGGATGAGCTGGCAGGAGCTCGCCCGGGCCTCCGCCCGCAGCCTGCTGGTGACGCTCGGCGCCGCGGCGGTGCCCGCGCTCATCGTTCTCCTTTCGCCGCGCGGCTTCGATCTCGGCCCCTGGGAGACCGTCTGCGCCATCGCCGGGGCGGCCGCCGGTTGGGGTGTTGCCGTCCGCCTCTGCAGGCACCCGATCCTCGCCGAGGCGCAGATGATCTGGCAGATGCTGCAACCCCTGACCGCCCGGTTCCGGCGCTTCGCACCCTCCCCGAAGATCGGACAGTGACGCCCTCCCGCCGGGCCGACGCACCCTTCCGCGCCGGGGTGTTCCGAAGAGCCACGCTGCCCGTCGAGCCACACCGATTAGACGAAGCGGCCGCCTGATCTTGGGTCGCGGCGGCGCAGGGCGAAGGCGCCTGCAACCACGGTTTCACCCTTTGAACGCGCCGCTGACCGTTCGGCCAGCTTACCGGGGGGCACGCCGCCCGCCACGCTGCAAGGCACCGCCCGGATCAGACCCTTCCCGCGCCTGCGCGCCCCGGAAGGCGCCGACCGCGACGGAGCCAGGCATGTCACGGTCAAGGACAGAGTGATGAATGTGCAGCCCGACCCAGACCAGCTCCAGAACGCCGAGTTCGCTCCGCTCAATGCCTCGCCGCGCGCGGGGCATCCCGGCTGGAGCACCGCGGCGCTTCTTGCCTCGGACGTCGCCGTCCTGTGCATGATCGTGGGCATCGCGCGCGCAGCCGGTGCCGAGACCGAAGTGCGGCTGCTCGAGCTGAGCGGCGCGGTGCTGATCCTCTTCCGCGCGGGCGCGGGCCTTCTGCCCGGCTTCGGGCTGCACCACGAGGCGCGGCTGCGCAAGGCATTGAGCGCCTGGGCCGGGGCGGCGCTGGTCGGACTGCTGGCGGCGCTCATCGTGAGGGATGCCCTCTGGGCCGACCTGCTGTGGTTCCTGCTCGGCTTCTCGATGGTGGGGCTCGCGCAATCGGCCGCCAGCCGTGCGGTGCGCGGCCTGCTGTCGCGGCACGGTGTCTGGGGAGAGCCCGTGCACCTCGACGGGGATGCCACCGCCTTCGCCGACCTGCGCGACTGGCTCGCGGCCCATCCCGAGATGGGAATGACCCCGGTCGCGGTCGCCAGGACCGCGCGCAAGTTGCTGTGGGTCGATCGCACCCTGCCGGGGCCCGAGACGCTTGCGGCGCTCGGCCAGCG encodes:
- a CDS encoding oligosaccharide flippase family protein, which produces MSAERDTSSGRAVRWSVLASVSEKYASQAIMIVTLAIMSRILTPAETGLYLLSNTITMLLENLRVFGVGIYIVQEKTLTRHILRSVFTFSLLMSLAVIAVICLSAGGIASYFRQPELAPLLRIAVIAFLVAPFGNPVIALLQRELAFGPLSVISVVASVLGAGLTIGLGLAGLGAASYVWGFVATSVTTTVLAIAYRPDMGIYRLTLRGAGRVLSFGSVSAGVTLLNMLNDNLPRIALARLLGMDAVGVYGRTVTICQLPDRALASAVQPVVLPTLAARARSGGDLKTTYLGGHALMSGFQWPTLIVLALLADPVVRLLLGPQWGESPPLVRLMAIAYMATAPAFMTFPVLVASGRIRDTLYASLISLPPSAAVVIVAATVSLKAVAVSLLFLAPMQMLVALWFIRRAIGMSWQELARASARSLLVTLGAAAVPALIVLLSPRGFDLGPWETVCAIAGAAAGWGVAVRLCRHPILAEAQMIWQMLQPLTARFRRFAPSPKIGQ